ATCGGGTCGAACGCGGGCGTGTCGCACAACAACGGCGTGGCCGTCGGCTCCGGGTCGAAGAGTTCGGCCGAAGGCGCGACGGCGATCGGCTCCGGGTCGAATGCGTCGGGCAACCAGTCGGTCGCGATCGGTCAGGGCGCGAATGCGTCGGGTTCGAACTCGGTCGCGCTGGGCGCTGGCTCGACCGCGTACAGCGACGACACCGTGTCGGTCGGCTCCATCGACCGGACGCGCACGATCTCGAACGTGTCGGACGGTGTGAACGCAACCGACGTCGCGACGAAGGGTCAGCTCGATCGCGCGCTGGGCGGCGTCCAGGGCCAGATGAACGACCTGTCGCGCAACGCGTACTCCGGTATCGCCGCGGCCACCGCGCTGACGATGATCCCGGGCGTCGATCCGGGCAAGACGGTGTCGTTCGGTATCGGCGGCGCGACCTACAAGGGCTATCAGGCGGTGGCGTTCGGCGGCGAAGCCCGCATCACGCAGAACCTGAAGATGAAGGCCGGCGTGGGCATGTCGAGCGGCGGCAACACCGTCGGCGTGGGCGCTTCGTATCAGTGGTAAGCCGCCGGGCGGGGCCTCGCGCCCCGCCTGCGCAGGCGATCCGACTGACTCCATTCAACTTTTTCAGGCGTCCGCTTCACGGCGGACGTTTCACCATGACCATGAAAACCTTGTTGTTGCGCGCCGCATCGATCGGCGCGATCGCGATGGCGCTCGGTGCGTGTACGACGCAATCGGGCGTCACCTACGACATCCGTGCGGTGTCGATTCCCGGCAAGCCGGACACCGTATTCCGCGTGAGCTGCGACGGGCTGCTCGGCAGTGCGAACGCCTGCGCCCGCGCGGCGGAGGAATTCTGCCAGGGCAAGGGCTTCACGCCGCTCGAGATGATCGACCGCGTGTACAGCCGCGCGCCGATGAAGGACCCGCGCGAGATCACGTTCATGTGCGGCAAGCCGCAGCCGGTCGTGCAGGCCGCGCCGCCGGCGCCGCAGCCGCAACCGGCGCCGCAGCCGGTCCAGCAGCGCCAGGTGCTGCTGCAGGGCGACGCGAACTTCGCGTTCGACAGCGCGGCGTTGACGCCGGAAGCGCGCAGCCAGCTCGACCGCTTCGTGCAGATCAACAGCGGCGTCGAATTCCGCCGCGTGGCGATCACCGGCTTCACCGATTCGACGGGCAGCGACACGCACAATCTCGCGCTGTCGGCTTCGCGGGCCCGCAACGTGATGAACTACCTGCGCGGCAACGGCCTGAAGGCGCAGTCGTTCGTCTCCGAAGGCCTCGGCGCCGCCGATCCGGTCGCGTCCAACGCGACCGCGGAAGGCCGTGCGCAGAATCGCCGCGTCGAGATCCGGATCGATGCGAAGTAACGCGCAACGGATGACGCGCCACCGGTACGCGCGGGGACCCGGTCGGCGCTGAGCCGACGGAAGGACGCTCCCACCCGCCCGCCCTGTACCTGGAACCGCCCGCTCGTCACGAGCCGGCGGTTTTTTTCATGGCGGTGCGCGGCGCGCCCGCCGCCGCCGGCCGGGCGATGGCTGATGCGCCCGTTTTCGTGCGAAGATAGCGCCCAATTACGATCCACGACGCCGCGATGCGCGCCGTCGCCGCCCGCCGGGCGGCGCCGGCCGCGACGATTGCCGCGCAAATCTGGACGACTATGGGAAGCTATCTGATACGCGTGGTACTGGCCGACGACCACCCGGCGATGCTGGTCGGTGTCGAGCACGGCCTGTCGTCGGTGCCGACGATCCAGTTGACCGGCAAGGCCGTCAATTCGACCGAGTTGATCCGGCTCGTCGAGGCCGGCGTGTGCGACGTCGTGGTGTCCGACTATGCGATGCCGGGCAGCGCGCACGGCGACGGCATCACGCTGTTCTCCTATCTCCAGCGCAATCACCCGGCCGTGAAGCTGGTCGTGCTGACCATGCTCGACAACCCGGCCGTGATCGGCGCGCTGACCCGGCTCGGCATCGAGTGCATCGTCAGCAAGTCCGACACGATCGATCACCTGATTCCCGCGATTCATGCGGCCGCGACGGGCGGCACCTATTACTCGCCGTCGGTGGAGAAGGTCGTGCGGACGCTCACGTCGCATTCGAGCGCGCGGGCCGCCGACCAGAAGCGCGATCTGAGCGACCGCGAGCTCGAAGTCGTGCGGCTCTATGCGTCGGGCCTCACGGTCAACGAGATCGCGGACAAACTCAGCCGCAGCAAGAAGACGATCAGCACGCAGAAGGCGCGCGCGATGGAAAAGCTCGGGATCGACAAGGACATCGATTTGTTGCGTTACGCGATCGAGCACGGGATCGTCGCCGCATCGGCCAGCGAAGGGCGGGGCGGCGACGCGAAAGAGGAAGGCGGCGTCGATCCGGCCTGACGGCGCGCGACGAGGCCGGCCGCGCGGGATGGCGGCCATGACGGAAGGTGAGCGCGCCTGTTCGTACCGACGCACCGATGCCCCGGCACCGTCAGGTTGCCGGGGCTTTCCGTTTCAGATCGCGGCAGCGGCGTTACGCGCTGGCTTCGTCGCCGCGCACCGGCGGCGCATAGCCGTAGTCGGTCACGAGCCCGCAGGCGATCGCATAGCGCACCAGGTCGACGTCGCGCTCGATGCCGAGCTTCTGCATCGCCGAGCTTTTCTGCGTGCTGATCGTCTTCTTGCTGCGATTGAGCTTCTCCGCGATCTCGTTGACCGACAGCCCCGATGCGAAGAGGCGAATCACCTCCACCTCGCGCACCGACAGCGCGGGCGCCTTGCCGCCGACGCTGCCGGTGTTGCGCAGGATCCGGTCCATCGACGGCGACAGGTAGCGTCCGTTCGTATAGGCCGCGTGGATCGCCATCGTCAGGTGATTGGGCATGTCCGACTTGCTGACGATGCACGCGATGCCGATGTCGATCAGCGCGCGCAGCGCCACCGCGTTCTCCATCATCGTCATCACGACGATCTTCAGCCCCGGAAAGCGCTTGAGCAGGGTCGTGAACATCGCGAGGCCGTCGCCGTATTCGGTGCCGGGCATCGCGTAGTCGGACACCAGCACGTCGCACGGATGGGTCGACAGCGCGTCCATCAGCTCCGTCGAGTTGTGCGCGGTCGCGACCACCGCGACGGTGTTCGTGGCCGACAGTTCGTAGCGGGCGCCGATGACGACGGCCGGATGGTCGTCGGCGATCACGATGCGAATGGGGAAGGTTCTGTTCATGTTGGTTTCACGCGTCGCGCCGCACCCGGCGGCGCGCGTGTCTCGCTCGGTTGAAAGAAGGAAATCGGCGTATGCGGGCCACCGCGGGGCGCGCGATGAAAAGCCGCGCGTGAGGCGGACGCGCCGACGGCCGGTGGCGACTCCTGGCGGAATCGGCACCGGCCGTCGGCCGAACGGCGGGGGAGGACTCCCCCGCGTCGGGTCGATGCTCCGCGCGAGGCGGAGCGATCGGGTCAGAACTCATAGCCGACCTGGGCACGCACGCCCACGTCGCCGACCGACGTGATCGACGTCGCGCCGTTCACGAGCCAGTTGCCGCTGCGCGACCGGTAGGTGGCGCCGGCGGCGATCGCCGAGCCGCTCTTGAAGTTCGCGGCGCCGACCGCGACGACGGTCTTGCCCGGCTGCGACGGCGTCATGTTCGGCATCGCCATCGCCGCCGCGATACCGGCGTACGCGTTCTTCGCGACGTCGTTGATCGCGCGGTTCGTGTCGTTGAAGCGCTGGTCGACCGATTCCATCGCGCGGTCGAGCTGGCCCTTCGTCGCCGCGTCGGACGCGTTGATGCCGTCCGCGATGTTGACGAGCCGGCGGTTGCCTTCTGCCGTGCCGTCACCGAACGACACGGTATTGGCTTCCGTCGCGACCGAACCCTGACCGATCGCGACCGAGCCGCTGCCGGTGGCCGACGCGCCCTGGCCCAGCGCCGTGCTGTCCTTGCCGGATGCAACCGCGCCCTGGCCCAGCGCCGTGCCGTTTTCGCCGGACGCGACCGCGCCCTGGCCGACGGCCGAACCGTTGTTGCCCGACGCGACCGCACCCTGGCCGACGGCCGAGCTGTTGCTGCCCGATGCCGTCGAGCCCTGGCCGATGGCCGACCCGTTGCTGCCCGATGCGACCGCACCCTGGCCAACGGCGGAACTGTTCTCGCCCGACGCGAGCGCCTTCTCGCCGAGTGCCGAGCTGTTCTCGCCCGAAGCCACCGCGCCCTCGCCGACCACCGTCGAGCCGTCGCCCGTGCCCGGGCCGCCCGTGCCGGGATTCGTCTCGAGTTCGCCGAGACGGTCGGACAGATCGTCGAAGCGGTTCGACAGGTCGCCGAACTGGCCGCTCAGCTCGCCGTACTGCTTCGCGAACTGCTCCTGCAGGTCGAACAGCTGGCTGCCGTTGATTGCGTCCATGCTCGTCGCGCTGATTTCGCCCGCGGCGACGCGCTGCAGCTTCGTGCCGAACGTGCCGGCGAACGTCACCGTGTCGAAGTTCAGGCCAGAGTCGTACGTGACCGCGCCGACTTCCTTGCCCGTGTAGTCGATCAGGCCGGTGGCGCGGAGCTGCGACACCGTCACGACGTCGTCGTCGTCCACGCCGTTCGCGACGCCGGACAGCACGCGCGCGCCGCCGGTGCCCGCGAAGTTCACCACCGAGCCGCCCGTATTCGCGCCGACCGTGATGCCGCCCGTCATCGCGTCCTGCTGGACGAGGCCGAGCGTGCCGCTTTCAAGCTGCTCGGAGAGCTTCTTGAGGCCGCCTTCGTTGGTCGTGACACGGCCGTCGAGGTTGGTGACGACGTCGCCGACCGAGTTGACGATCTTCGTGCCGCCGCTGCCGTCACCGACGGTGAAGACAGGCGCAGAGATCGAGCCGTCCGGGTTCACCGTCGCGCCGCCGCCGATCGCCGAAGCGACGCTGTCGGACACGCCATGCAGCTGCGAACCGTTGACGGCTTCGGTGCTCGTCGCCGACACGTCGCCGGCCGCGACACCCTTGAGCGTGCGTGCACCGGTCTTGCTGCTGAAGTCCACGGCGTTGCCGTCGGTGTTCGCGCCGACCGTGATGTCGTCGCCGGGTTTCGCCTGCTGGACGAGACCGAGCGTGCCGCTGCCGATATCGTCGGCCAGCTTCTTGATGTCGCCTTCGTTGGTCGTGACGCGGCCGTCGAGGTTGGTGACGACGTCGCCGACGGAGTTGACGATCTTCGTGCCGCCGCTGCCGTCGCCGACGGTGAAGGACGGTGCGGAGATCGAGCCGTCCGGGTTCACCGTCGAGCCGCCGCCGATCGCCGACGCGACGCTGTCGGACACGCCATGCAGCTGCGAACCGTTGACGGCTTCGGTGCTCGTCGCCGACACGTCGCCGGCCGCGACGCCCTTGAGCGTGCGTGCGCCGGTCTTGCTGCTGAAGTCCACGGCGTTGCCGTCGGTGTTCGCGCCGACCGTGATGTCGTCGCCGGGCTTCGCCTGCTGGACGAGACCGAGCGTGCCGCTGCCGATATCGTCGGCCAGCTTCTTGATGTCGCCTTCGTTGGTCGTGACACGGCCGTCGAGGTTGGTGACGACGTCGCCGACCGAGTTGACGATCTTCGTGCCGCCGCTGCCGTCGCCGACGGTGAAGGACGGGGCGGAGATCGAGCCGTCCGGGTTCACCGTCGCGCCGCCGCCGATCGCCGAGGCGACGCTGTCGGACACGCCATGCAGCTGCGAACCGTTGACGGCTTCGGTGCTGGTGGCCGACACGTCGCCTGCCGCGACACCCTTGAGCGTGCGCGCGCCGGTCTTGCTGCTGAAGTCCACGGCGTTGCCGTCGGTGTTCGCGCCGACCGTGATGTCGTCGCCGGGTTTCGCCTGCTGGACGAGGCCGAGCGTGCCGCTGCCGATGTCGTCGGCCAGCTTCTTGATGTCGCCTTCGTTGGTCGTCGTGCGGCCGTCGAGGTTGGTGACGACGTCGCCGACCGAATTGACGATCTTCGTGCCGCCGCTGCCGTCGCCGACGGTGAAGGACGGTGCGGAGATCGAGCCGTCCGGGTTCACCGCCGCGCCGCCGCCGATCGCCGTGGCGACGCTGTCGGACACGCCATGCAGTTGCGAGCCGTTGATGGCTTCGGTGCTGGTGGCCGACACGTCGCCTGCCGCGACACCCTTGAGCGTGCGTGCGCCGGTCTTGCTGCTGAAGTCCACGGCGTTGCCGTCGGTGTTCGCGCCGACGGTGATGTCGTCGCCGGGCTTCGCCTGCTGGACGAGACCGAGCGTGCCGCTGCCGATGTCGTCGGCAAGCTTCTTGATGTCGCCTTCGTTGGTTGTGACGCGGCCGTCGAGATTGGTGACGGCGTCGCCGACCGAGTTGACGATCTTCGTGCCGCCGCTGCCGTCGCCGACGGTGAAGGACGGTGCGGAGATCGAGCCGTCCGGGTTCACCGTCGCGCCGCCGCCGATCGCCTTCGCGACGCTGTCGGACACGCCGTGCAGTTGCGAGCCGTTGACGGCTTCGGTGCTCGTTGCCGACACGTCGCCTGCCGCGACGCCCTTGAGCGTGCGTGCAGTGCCGCCGGTCGCGCTGAAGTCTACGGCGGTGCCGTCGGTATTCGCGCCGACGGTGATGTCATCGCCCGGGTTGGCCTGCTGCACGAGGCCGGTGGTCCCGCTTTCGAGCTTGCTCAACTTGTCGTCGAGGTCGCCGATCTGCTTGGTATGGCCGGCGACCGTGCTGACCGTCGACGACAGGCCGGTGCTCAGGCCCGCGACGGTGCTGTTGGTCGACGAGAGTCCGGTGCTCAGTCCCGCAACGGTGCTGTTGGTCGACGACAAGCCGGTGCTCAGGCTCGAGACCGTGACGTTGGTCGCGGCGATCGCGTTGTTCGTCTTCGTGAACTCGGCCGTCATCTGGCCGAGGTTCACGGCGTCCGTGGGCTGCGTGCCGTCAGCCACGTTGGTGATCTGCCGACGCAGCGTCGACGAGCCGACCGATACGCTGTTGTCGCGGTCCGTGGTCGCGCCGGCGCCGAGCGCCACCGAATCGGTATGGGACGCCTTTGCGTTGACACCCAGTGCAACGCCATGCGAGCCGCTAGCGTTCGCACCATTGCCGACCGCGACGGCGGCGCCGCCTGCGCTGCTGGCCTGGAAGCCGAGTGCCGTGCTGTTGTTGCCACTGGCCAGTGCGCTGTTGCCGAAGGCCGTTGCGTATGTTCCCGAGGCGCTGGTTTTCGTGCCGATGGCGAGCGAGGCCGTGCCGGCTTGCGCGGCGTCCGTGCTGTTGCTCGTGTCGATCTTGACGTACGTATCGTCGACCTTCGTCGACAACGCCTTATTCATCTGGCCGACGTTCACGGCGTCGTTGTCTTCCGTGCCCGCGGCGACGTTGACGATCTGGCGCGTGAACGTGCGGCCGTCGGCGTTCGCTACACCGGCGCCAACCGATACGGAATTGGCGCGATCGGCCACTGAGCCATAGCCCAGCGCGACGGCGTCCGTCGCCGAGGCGCTGGTGAGTGTGCCAATTGCAACGGAGCGCGCGCCGGTGACGAGTGCCCCCCGGCCGCTGGTGGTCGCGCCGCCGAGCGCAACGCTGTAGTCGGCGCTCGCCGTGGAATTGCTGCCGATCGAGATCGAACTCGAGTTGTTCGCGGTGGCCAGTCGGCCGAGCGCGACAGAATAGCCCCCTGCGGCAGAAGAGTCGGCACCGATGGCGGTCGAGTTCGAATTTGCCGCTCGAGCGTTCACACCAAGCGCCATGGCATTAGTTGCCCCGCTGACGACAGCCGCCGACTGACCGATCGCGGTCGAGCCCGTACCGCCCGATGTCGCGCTCGCCCCGATCGCCACCGCGCCGGTGTTCGTTGCGGAAGACGCGCGTCCGAATGCCAGCGCATCTTCGACCGTTGCCGACGCTTGATATCCGATTGCGGTCGTGTACCGCCCGGCGGTTTGCGCGGCACTGCCGATCGCAATCTGCCGGTCGCTGATGTCGTTGTTCTTGGCGCTCGCGCCGATTGCAATCGAATGTACGCCACTCGCAGTCGTGGCCGAGCCCACGGCAACCGAACTACCACCGGCACCGACCACGGTCTGACCGATGGCGACCGCATTGGCGCCCGATGCCGTTGCGCCGGCGTTGGTGCTATTGACCTTCACATACGTCGTGTCGTCCGCCGCCATCGTGCCGATCAGGCCCATCGTCCCGATCGCGCCGTCATTGGCCGCCTTGCACACCCCCGCCGCATCGACCGTCCCGCTCGATCCGTCTTCCGTCGTGCACGTTTCCGCCGCGGCCGCGCCACCGATCGCCGCGCCGCCCAGCGCGATCGCGATCACCGCTTGCCGTGCCGCGCGCGCCGAGCCCTTCGAATGCGACTTCGCCGTTTCGGCCGCGGCCGTCCACGTGTTGGTCACGGCATTCCAGACGCTGCGATAAGTCTTGTTCATGTCCCTACTCCTTACAGTTTGTCAGTTCACAAACCGATGGTAGGGATCGGCCTCGTCCTAATCAGTCGTCCCTGGCTGATTCGAGATAGCGACCGTGTAGGCCCAGTCCTACGCGCGTGACGACGCGCCGCGGGCCTGCGCCGCGGAACGAAAGGCGATGGAGGGAGGAGGCCGGCGCGCGAGGGCCGGCCGTGCGGGATTCAGGTAGCCGGCGCCTGCGTCGCGCGCCGCTGCAGCGCTTCGCGCGCGAGCGCGTCCGCTTCGGCGAGCCGCGCATCGAACGACGTCAGGTCGCCGCCGTGCACGATGGCCTGCAGTTCGCCGATCGCGTCGGCCACCGCATGTTCGTGAATCGTCGCGAACGCGCCGCGCAGCGAATGCAGTTCGTGACGCAGCGCGGCGATATCGTTGCGCGATGCCGCGTCGTGCATCGCCGCGACCGATTGCGCGCGACTCGCTTCGAGCAGCGCATGCACGTCCGGCGGCAGCGGACCTTGCGCGAGATCGACGAGCGTGTGCCGGGCTGGCGCCTGCGCAGCGGCCGTCTGCGCGTAACGCCGCACGGTGCGGTCGATCGTATCGAGCAGCACCGGCTTGACCAGCACCGCGACGATCCCCGCTTCCGCACAGCGCGCATGCTCGGCCGCGCTCGCATGCGCGGTGACGGCGACGATCGGCAGCCCCGGATACTGCGCACGCAGCACGTGCGCGAGCGTATAGCCGTCCATCCCCGGCATGTTCAGATCGGTCATCACGAGGTCGTAGCGCGTGTCCGCGCAGCGCCGCAACGCCGCCGCGCCTTCGTCGGCCGCATCGGCCGCGTAGCCGAGCGTGACGAGTTGCCCTTGCAGCAGCGTGCGGTTCACGGGGTGATCGTCGACCACCAGCACGCGCGCGGCGACGCTCGGCAGCGCCGCATCGCCGGCCTGCGCGGCATCGTGCTCGGCGATCTGCGCATCGGTGGCCGCGCGCAGCGGCAGCGTGACGACGAACGTGCTGCCCTTGCCGGGTTCGCTCTTCACGTCGACCGTGCCGTGCATCATCTGCGTGAGCTGCTTCGTCAGCGCGAGCCCGAGGCCCGTGCCGCCGTAGCGGCGCGTGATCGACGTGTCGGCCTGCGTGAACGGGCGGAACAGCGCCGCGCGCTGCGCGTCGGTCATGCCGATGCCCGTGTCGCTGACGCCGATCGCGACCGGCGATTCGGGATCCGTATCGTCGCGCAGGTAGACCTCGAGCGTGATTTCCCCGTGGTTCGTGAACTTGATCGCGTTGCCGACGAGGTTCGCGGCGATCTGCCGGATGCGCGTCGGATCGCCGACGTAGCGCGACGCGAGCGCGTCGTCGACGAACACGTCGAACTGCAACCCTTTCGCGGCCGCGAGCGGCTCGAACATCGCGCCGGTTTGCCGGATCGTCTCCGCGAGATCGAACGGGATCGCCTCGATCGTCATCTGGCCGGCCTCGATCTTCGACAGGTCGAGAATGTCGTTGATCAGATCGAGCAGCACCGACGACGCGCCCTCGACCGTATGCAGCCGCTCGAGCTGCGACTCGGCGAGCGGTTCGCGGCCGATCAGTTCGAGGTTGCCGAGGATCGCATTGAGCGGCGTGCGGATCTCGTGGCTCATCGTCGCGAGGAACGCGGACTTCGCGTCGTTCGCGGCGTCGGCGGCGCGCGCCGCTTCGTCGAGCCGGCGCTCGATGTTCTTCTGCGACGTGATGTCGGAGAAGTTGCACAGCACGACGTCCCTGTCGCGAAAGCGCGTGCGCACGAGGTTGACGAGCAGGTCGACCGCCTCGCCGGCGGCGGTGGGCAGCGTCACGTGCAGATCGGGTTGCCACGCGGCGGCGGTGGGCGAGCGGTCGAAGCGTTCGAGCAGCCGCGCCGGCAACGATGGTTCGCCCGCGCGGCGCGCATCGTAGTCGCGCATCGTGTCGTTCTGCAGCAGCACCGCGCCGTCGGCCAGCGACAGCAGCGCGATGCCGGACGGCGCGGCTTCGACGATCGTCCGGTTCAGGTTCTCGCTGTCGATCACGCGCCGCGTGCGCGCGTCGTCGGGTTTCAGCACGCGGCGGTCGAAGCGCACGAGCAGCCACCAGACGAGCGCGATCACGGCCAGCATGACCGCGATGTACCAGCCGGCGCGCAGACCGATCGTCGCGAGCAGCGAGCGCAGCGTGAACGCCTGCACGAGCGTCCAGTCGGTTTCGGCGATCGGCTGGCTCAGCGAGAACAGCCCGTCGCCGAACGCGGTGCGCGGCCCGCCGCGCCGGACGGCTTCGCGCGTATGCGCGCCGAGCCGCTCGACGGCCGCGCGCGTGGCATCGTCGTCGGCCGCGGTGCCGGCGCGCAGCAGCGTGCGGCCGTGCGCGTCGACGACGATCGCGGCGTCGGTCGTGTCGCCCGTCGACAGCCGCGTGCGCAACACGTCGACCGGCAGCGTCGACAGGAACACGGCGCGCGGCGTTTGCGCGTCGTACACGGCGCCGGCGATGCGGAACACGTCGCGCCGCTGCACGGGGTCGTAGACGGGCGGATGCCATTCGTATTGCCCGGGCGGCGGCGTGCCGACGCCAGCGGCGACCTTGGCGACGAGCGTGGCCGCATCGGTGGCGGGCGACGCGGTGAGCGGATCGGGCGGCACCGGTTCGGGAATCACGACCGCGAAGCTGCGGTCGGGGCGATAGGCGTAGCCGGCGATCGCGCGATCGGCGTCGTGCTTCGCGACGTACGCGCCGACGCGATAGCTCATGTCGCTCGCCATCGCCAGATCGTGCGCGTAGCTGTCGGCCGGGTGCGCGGGCGACAGGTCGGCCAGCACGAGCGTCGGCGGGAAGGCCGGGCTGCCCTGGATGATCAGCCGGCCGCGGCCGGCCGCGAGCGCGGCGACGCGCGCCGGATCGGTCGCGCGCGAATTCCACACGGCTTCGTCGTGCGTGACGAGCGTGTCCATGCCCGTCGTGCGCATCTTGAATTCGATCTGGACCAGGAACTGGCGCACCGCGAAGGTCGTATAGCGCGCCTGGATCGCCTCGCGCGCCATCGTATACAGCATCAGGCCGCTCGCGAGCAGGATCGCGACCGTCACGGCCGCGCCGCCGGCATACAGCAGCGCGCGCTGGCGGCGGCCGACGCGGGTCGGCGCGGCGGACGCGGGCGCGGCGGCGGAGCGGGCGGGATCGGGTGCGGCGCGGTGGTCCATCGGGAGCGGGGCGGTCGGCCAGGGTGCCCCCATGATAATGGAGTCCGATCAGCGCGCAATGGGGGCTGTCAGGTTTGCGGGGTGCCGGCGAACCGGTCGGCGCCGCGGCGCGCCGCCGGGCCAGGCCGGCTATCGTCGCGGCGCCGCTTCGTCGTCGTCGGGCTCCGCGCCCGGCTCGCACGTGACGAGCCGATAGCCGAACCCGTACATCGTCATCATCTTCACGCCGTGCCGCCCGTCGAGTTCGAGCCGATCGCGCAGATACGCGACGTGCGTGTCGAGCCGCCGGCTGGACGCCGCGACGAGCGAGCCCCACACCAGCTGGCTCACATGCGCACGGTCGAGCGCGCGGCCCATGTTCAGGAAGAACGCGGTCGCGATCTGGAAATGCTTCTCGGTCAGCACGTGCTCGCGGCCGGCCACGGTTACGCTGCGCGTGGCCGTATCGAATTCGAACGCGCCGATCCGCCAGTGGCGATGATGGGTCGCACGGTGATGCGACCAGCGCAGCCATGTCGCGATGCTCGCGATCAGCGTGTCCGGCGGCACGGCGTACGGGTGATGCTCGTTCGCCCCGGCGATGAAACACGCGGAGCGTGCGAGTTCCGCGTCGCGCTGGCTGATCGACACGATCGCGACGGTGCCGGCGAACCGCGCGCGCAGCGCCTGGATCGCGTCCGTCGTGCGCCGGCAGGCCGTTTCGCATTGCACGACGAACAGATCGAACGCGCGCGTGTCGCAGGCCGCGAGCAGGTCGGGCAGATA
This is a stretch of genomic DNA from Burkholderia cenocepacia. It encodes these proteins:
- a CDS encoding response regulator transcription factor; translated protein: MGSYLIRVVLADDHPAMLVGVEHGLSSVPTIQLTGKAVNSTELIRLVEAGVCDVVVSDYAMPGSAHGDGITLFSYLQRNHPAVKLVVLTMLDNPAVIGALTRLGIECIVSKSDTIDHLIPAIHAAATGGTYYSPSVEKVVRTLTSHSSARAADQKRDLSDRELEVVRLYASGLTVNEIADKLSRSKKTISTQKARAMEKLGIDKDIDLLRYAIEHGIVAASASEGRGGDAKEEGGVDPA
- a CDS encoding OmpA family protein — translated: MTMKTLLLRAASIGAIAMALGACTTQSGVTYDIRAVSIPGKPDTVFRVSCDGLLGSANACARAAEEFCQGKGFTPLEMIDRVYSRAPMKDPREITFMCGKPQPVVQAAPPAPQPQPAPQPVQQRQVLLQGDANFAFDSAALTPEARSQLDRFVQINSGVEFRRVAITGFTDSTGSDTHNLALSASRARNVMNYLRGNGLKAQSFVSEGLGAADPVASNATAEGRAQNRRVEIRIDAK
- a CDS encoding ESPR-type extended signal peptide-containing protein gives rise to the protein MNKTYRSVWNAVTNTWTAAAETAKSHSKGSARAARQAVIAIALGGAAIGGAAAAETCTTEDGSSGTVDAAGVCKAANDGAIGTMGLIGTMAADDTTYVKVNSTNAGATASGANAVAIGQTVVGAGGSSVAVGSATTASGVHSIAIGASAKNNDISDRQIAIGSAAQTAGRYTTAIGYQASATVEDALAFGRASSATNTGAVAIGASATSGGTGSTAIGQSAAVVSGATNAMALGVNARAANSNSTAIGADSSAAGGYSVALGRLATANNSSSISIGSNSTASADYSVALGGATTSGRGALVTGARSVAIGTLTSASATDAVALGYGSVADRANSVSVGAGVANADGRTFTRQIVNVAAGTEDNDAVNVGQMNKALSTKVDDTYVKIDTSNSTDAAQAGTASLAIGTKTSASGTYATAFGNSALASGNNSTALGFQASSAGGAAVAVGNGANASGSHGVALGVNAKASHTDSVALGAGATTDRDNSVSVGSSTLRRQITNVADGTQPTDAVNLGQMTAEFTKTNNAIAATNVTVSSLSTGLSSTNSTVAGLSTGLSSTNSTVAGLSTGLSSTVSTVAGHTKQIGDLDDKLSKLESGTTGLVQQANPGDDITVGANTDGTAVDFSATGGTARTLKGVAAGDVSATSTEAVNGSQLHGVSDSVAKAIGGGATVNPDGSISAPSFTVGDGSGGTKIVNSVGDAVTNLDGRVTTNEGDIKKLADDIGSGTLGLVQQAKPGDDITVGANTDGNAVDFSSKTGARTLKGVAAGDVSATSTEAINGSQLHGVSDSVATAIGGGAAVNPDGSISAPSFTVGDGSGGTKIVNSVGDVVTNLDGRTTTNEGDIKKLADDIGSGTLGLVQQAKPGDDITVGANTDGNAVDFSSKTGARTLKGVAAGDVSATSTEAVNGSQLHGVSDSVASAIGGGATVNPDGSISAPSFTVGDGSGGTKIVNSVGDVVTNLDGRVTTNEGDIKKLADDIGSGTLGLVQQAKPGDDITVGANTDGNAVDFSSKTGARTLKGVAAGDVSATSTEAVNGSQLHGVSDSVASAIGGGSTVNPDGSISAPSFTVGDGSGGTKIVNSVGDVVTNLDGRVTTNEGDIKKLADDIGSGTLGLVQQAKPGDDITVGANTDGNAVDFSSKTGARTLKGVAAGDVSATSTEAVNGSQLHGVSDSVASAIGGGATVNPDGSISAPVFTVGDGSGGTKIVNSVGDVVTNLDGRVTTNEGGLKKLSEQLESGTLGLVQQDAMTGGITVGANTGGSVVNFAGTGGARVLSGVANGVDDDDVVTVSQLRATGLIDYTGKEVGAVTYDSGLNFDTVTFAGTFGTKLQRVAAGEISATSMDAINGSQLFDLQEQFAKQYGELSGQFGDLSNRFDDLSDRLGELETNPGTGGPGTGDGSTVVGEGAVASGENSSALGEKALASGENSSAVGQGAVASGSNGSAIGQGSTASGSNSSAVGQGAVASGNNGSAVGQGAVASGENGTALGQGAVASGKDSTALGQGASATGSGSVAIGQGSVATEANTVSFGDGTAEGNRRLVNIADGINASDAATKGQLDRAMESVDQRFNDTNRAINDVAKNAYAGIAAAMAMPNMTPSQPGKTVVAVGAANFKSGSAIAAGATYRSRSGNWLVNGATSITSVGDVGVRAQVGYEF
- a CDS encoding ATP-binding protein, whose amino-acid sequence is MGAPWPTAPLPMDHRAAPDPARSAAAPASAAPTRVGRRQRALLYAGGAAVTVAILLASGLMLYTMAREAIQARYTTFAVRQFLVQIEFKMRTTGMDTLVTHDEAVWNSRATDPARVAALAAGRGRLIIQGSPAFPPTLVLADLSPAHPADSYAHDLAMASDMSYRVGAYVAKHDADRAIAGYAYRPDRSFAVVIPEPVPPDPLTASPATDAATLVAKVAAGVGTPPPGQYEWHPPVYDPVQRRDVFRIAGAVYDAQTPRAVFLSTLPVDVLRTRLSTGDTTDAAIVVDAHGRTLLRAGTAADDDATRAAVERLGAHTREAVRRGGPRTAFGDGLFSLSQPIAETDWTLVQAFTLRSLLATIGLRAGWYIAVMLAVIALVWWLLVRFDRRVLKPDDARTRRVIDSENLNRTIVEAAPSGIALLSLADGAVLLQNDTMRDYDARRAGEPSLPARLLERFDRSPTAAAWQPDLHVTLPTAAGEAVDLLVNLVRTRFRDRDVVLCNFSDITSQKNIERRLDEAARAADAANDAKSAFLATMSHEIRTPLNAILGNLELIGREPLAESQLERLHTVEGASSVLLDLINDILDLSKIEAGQMTIEAIPFDLAETIRQTGAMFEPLAAAKGLQFDVFVDDALASRYVGDPTRIRQIAANLVGNAIKFTNHGEITLEVYLRDDTDPESPVAIGVSDTGIGMTDAQRAALFRPFTQADTSITRRYGGTGLGLALTKQLTQMMHGTVDVKSEPGKGSTFVVTLPLRAATDAQIAEHDAAQAGDAALPSVAARVLVVDDHPVNRTLLQGQLVTLGYAADAADEGAAALRRCADTRYDLVMTDLNMPGMDGYTLAHVLRAQYPGLPIVAVTAHASAAEHARCAEAGIVAVLVKPVLLDTIDRTVRRYAQTAAAQAPARHTLVDLAQGPLPPDVHALLEASRAQSVAAMHDAASRNDIAALRHELHSLRGAFATIHEHAVADAIGELQAIVHGGDLTSFDARLAEADALAREALQRRATQAPAT
- a CDS encoding response regulator, coding for MNRTFPIRIVIADDHPAVVIGARYELSATNTVAVVATAHNSTELMDALSTHPCDVLVSDYAMPGTEYGDGLAMFTTLLKRFPGLKIVVMTMMENAVALRALIDIGIACIVSKSDMPNHLTMAIHAAYTNGRYLSPSMDRILRNTGSVGGKAPALSVREVEVIRLFASGLSVNEIAEKLNRSKKTISTQKSSAMQKLGIERDVDLVRYAIACGLVTDYGYAPPVRGDEASA